From Coffea arabica cultivar ET-39 chromosome 2e, Coffea Arabica ET-39 HiFi, whole genome shotgun sequence, the proteins below share one genomic window:
- the LOC113732841 gene encoding DNA polymerase zeta catalytic subunit-like isoform X4 has product MQMGDSPESDSKIFSVRIVSIDYYMAPPIAGIDISYSSFQGGKVNEVPVIRIYGSTPAGQKTCLHVHRALPYFYIPYSDVSLQLDEEDSASTNAISLAIEKALKLKGNAGLKRQHVHGCSLVRAKKLYGFHSSEELFVKIYLYHPQDVSRAATLLLGGAVLDRIVQPHESHIPFLLQFLIDYHLYGMGHLHVSKIKFRHPVPEVFSPRKAAHTFLQRDLTDKSTGIAANTKVDSGADPSLASPIWTSSTIPDDWTWQSYSQSDSLVDQNLLSVKRQSMSELEGDAVVEDILNQLFISYTSLSQTRTDVKMVQSLIPIWEEFERNGEQGPAVPPDPGKPLPEDVLRILSDGLELEKVLADLSRGEYSSFSQDLIKSLTDKGTLVDKVNFLDDPDEALKCLEDGNLPSQTDDGENYGKGHHGHMKQLSADQLQDSNLVGPSKLKASDQDALGLLKWLASSQAAEEINSDDELAHQTILSSFLPTSTVNKALEKASTDFENQSQQECQDILDSVEDAVATEESDDKASNSNHNLLCQTLRNEVIPQVDGSPDDPNSVPFGDKSSSEINYVPETSQLAGLRLTERKRKRPQWGFLPVSSNRNIHNDKCPNCIQGDAHGLNNCTESSSALIGCSMRDLMRKKRSHCSELSECRASEVIKVTSDKEQKDKIFVSKKLTNDEECNRSQISYSPRSAVTDKLGELCECPASAEFAKVNTDGSDLFVHGLCTRGMRCSSRLPGELKKDSPLKEAISSCCQSSNHVGCQIFEKNYSILDSGLKSKVSMHEIPEMGNDNNKDTGVSTTVNLLQTEPQINRHVKSPGFYSSRLSASSMIAHPVELICLTLCQKPPVIEWTDEPDGDSVLSPSISQDPHELVEKEEGISLLGEVADDILPFFINDNLEGKELRNLNCQEAGYSYHQDSIIGVPVHYQNDGSYLYMLTPVQSPPSEENVKRWLSLDGRNTSREKAADASVLFISPKHLSDDLVDSRRPLCHASNLSSLDSEARSESNLHQLNHHNQENFNGQVEAHNDEVRTIQKDAYKILMSKPSAVFSQEHSQLSGPDVKSKLTPLSQMGFRDPASVGGRQQLTIVSIEVQAGCRGDLRPDPRFDAIDIITLVFQDDDDAMVDCFMLLRSNTVTTETNLDGIPDCKVLLFPEEKQVFSHFTKIISIFDPDTLIGWDVQGGSLGFLAERAAYLGIGLLNNISRIPSSRGLNTTEEDMPDDMSLKVATADPVPLDGAIVEDEWGRTHASGVHVGGRIVLNVWRLMRGEVKLRMYTIEAVAETVLRKKVPYIPCMVLAKWFSSGPGRARYRCMEYLLVKTKLNLDIMNQLDMINRTSELARVFGIDFFSVLSRGSQYRVESMFLRLAHTQNYVAISPGNLQVAYQPAMECLPLVMEPESGFYADPVVVLDFQSLYPSMIIAYNLCFSTCLGKITSSMANILGVSSYSPDMKVLQNLKHEILLTPNGVMYVPSKFRKGVLPRLLEEILSTRIMVKKAMKKLAPSQQVLHRIYDARQLALKLIANVTYGYTAAGFSGRMPCAELADSIVQCGRRTLEAAISFVNNHNKWKAKVVYGDTDSMFVLLKGRSRREAFHIGNEIVSAISAMNPNPVVLKMEKVYQPCFLLTKKRYVGYSYESPDQSKPKFDAKGIETVRRDTCDAVSKTMEQSLRLYFEHQDIDKVKAYLLRQWTRIISGRVSLQDFVFAKEVCLGTYSSRASSLPPSAIVATKAMRADPRAEPRYAERVPYVVVHGEPGARLVDMVVDPMELLALDSRYRLNEAYYIRKQIIPALQRVFGLVGADLNQWFSDMPRPERETVGKRHFYAPNQHRTRIDYYYLSRHCILCGSLVQASSYFCHNCSKSEATVATALIGRTAKLEKEIQHLAAICRHCGGGDWLLESGVKCTSLACSIFYERRKVQKELKSLAAAATELGFYPTCMAEWF; this is encoded by the exons atgcaaatggGGGATTCTCCAGAGTCGGATTCGAAGATTTTCAGTGTCCGAATTGTGTCGATTGACTACTACATGGCCCCGCCAATTGCCGGAATCGACATTTCCTATAGCAGTTTTCAAG GTGGAAAAGTAAATGAGGTTCCAGTTATAAGAATATATGGGTCAACTCCGGCTGGTCAGAAGACTTGCTTGCACGTGCATAGA GCTTTGCCTTACTTTTACATCCCATATTCAGATGTATCACTTCAACTAGACGAAGAAG ACAGTGCTTCTACAAATGCCATCTCTCTTGCAATTGAGAAGGCCTTGAAG CTCAAAGGCAATGCTGGCTTGAAACGGCAGCATGTCCATGGTTGTAGTCTAGTTCGAGCAAAGAAGTTATACGGCTTTCATTCTTCAGAGGAGTTATTTGTGAAGATTTATCT GTACCATCCACAGGATGTATCTCGGGCTGCCACTCTTCTTTTG GGAGGTGCTGTTTTGGATAGGATTGTGCAGCCTCATGAATCACACATTCCATTTCTTCTCCAGTTTTTG ATTGATTACCATTTGTATGGGATGGGTCATCTGCATGTCTCAAAAATTAAGTTCCGGCATCCTGTACCTGAAGTTTTCTCTCCCAGGAAAGCTGCTCACACTTTCCTACAGAGAGATCTGACAGACAAGTCAACTGGCATTGCTGCAAATACAAAG GTAGATTCAGGTGCAGACCCTTCTTTAGCTTCACCAATTTGGACGTCTTCTACAATTCCAGATGATTGGACTTGGCAATCTTACAGCCAGTCTGATTCCTTGGTTGATCAAAATCTATTGTCAGTTAAACGGCAAAGTATGTCTGAACTGGAGGGAGATGCTGTTGTGGAAG ATATTCTCAATCAGCTGTTTATATCGTATACATCCCTCTCGCAGACACGTACAGATGTGAAAATGGTTCAGTCCTTAATACCTATTTGGGAG GAGTTCGAAAGGAATGGAGAGCAGGGGCCTGCAGTTCCACCTGATCCAGGGAAACCACTTCCAGAAGATGTCTTGAGGATACTTTCAGACGGGCTTGAGCTGGAAAAAGTACTTGCTGATCTGAGTAGAGGAGAATATTCATCTTTCAGCCAGGACTTAATTAAATCTTTGACTGATAAAGGAACTTTGGTAGACAAAGTCAACTTTTTGGATGATCCAGATGAAGCATTAAAATGCTTAGAAGATGGAAATTTGCCCTCTCAAACTGATGATGGTGAAAACTATGGTAAAGGGCACCATGGGCATATGAAGCAGTTGTCTGCTGATCAATTACAAGATTCTAACCTTGTTGGACCATCAAAACTGAAG gctTCAGATCAGGATGCTTTGGGGCTTTTGAAGTGGCTTGCATCTTCTCAAGCTGCAGAAGAAATAAATTCTGATGATGAACTTGCTCACCAGACCATCCTGAGTTCCTTTTTACCAACATCAACAGTTAATAAGGCATTGGAGAAAGCAAGCACAGATTTCGAGAATCAGTCGCAGCAAGAGTGTCAGGACATTCTTGATTCTGTTGAAGATGCAGTTGCAACTGAAGAATCAGATGATAAGGCTTCTAATTCTAATCATAATCTTCTATGCCAGACTTTACGTAATGAAGTAATTCCTCAAGTTGATGGCTCCCCTGATGATCCCAACTCAGTTCCATTTGGTGATAAGTCATCTTCAGAAATAAATTATGTACCTGAGACTTCACAACTTGCTGGTTTAAGGCTTACTGAACGCAAAAGAAAAAGACCTCAGTGGGGCTTTTTACCTGTTTCTTCAAATCGAAACATTCATAATG ACAAATGCCCAAATTGTATACAGGGTGATGCACATGGACTTAATAACTGTACAGAGTCCTCTAGTGCATTAATTGGATGCTCCATGAGGGATTTAATGAGAAAAAAACGAAGCCATTGCAGTGAGCTATCTGAATGTAGAGCTTCTGAGGTTATAAAGGTTACTAGTGACAAGGAACAGAAAGACAagatttttgtttccaagaaactGACAAATGACGAAGAATGCAATAGATCTCAGATTTCCTACTCACCCAGATCTGCAGTTACAGATAAATTAGGAGAATTATGTGAGTGTCCTGCATCGGCAGAGTTCGCTAAGGTGAACACTGATGGATCTGATCTTTTTGTGCATG GTCTCTGCACAAGGGGGATGCGTTGTTCCTCTAGGTTGCCTGGGGAACTTAAAAAAGATAGCCCACTTAAGGAGGCTATCAGTTCATGCTGTCAATCCTCCAACCATGTCGGATGTCAAATCTTTGAGAAAAATTATTCAATTTTAGACTCTGGTTTGAAGAGCAAGGTTTCCATGCATGAGATACCTGAAATGGGAAATGACAACAATAAGGACACAGGGGTGTCAACTACAGTGAATCTATTGCAGACTGAGCCCCAGATTAACAGACATGTAAAATCCCCTGGATTTTACAGTTCAAGATTGTCTGCTAGTAGCATGATAGCACACCCTGTGGAACTAATTTGTTTAACTTTGTGTCAGAAACCCCCAGTGATAGAGTGGACCGATGAACCTGATGGAGATTCTGTATTGTCACCTTCTATTTCTCAGGACCCTCATGAGCTGGTAGAAAAGGAGGAAGGAATATCTCTTCTGGGTGAAGTTGCAGATGACATTCTTCCTTTCTTCATAAATGACAACCTAGAAGGAAAAGAGCTTCGAAACCTAAACTGCCAGGAAGCAGGATATAGTTATCATCAAGATTCAATCATCGGTGTCCCTGTTCACTATCAGAATGATGGCTCCTATCTATATATGTTGACTCCTGTTCAGTCACCGCCATCAGAGGAAAATGTCAAGAGATGGCTTTCTTTAGATGGCAGAAATACTTCAAGAGAAAAGGCAGCAGATGCATCAGTTCTGTTTATATCACCTAAGCATTTGTCCGATGATCTCGTGGATTCACGGCGTCCTTTATGCCATGCTTCTAATCTGTCTTCTCTGGATTCCGAGGCAAGGTCTGAGTCCAACCTTCATCAGTTGAATCACCATAACCAGGAAAACTTCAATGGACAAGTAGAGGCTCATAATGATGAGGTGAGAACAATCCAGAAGGATGCATACAAAATTTTGATGTCTAAGCCATCAGCTGTTTTTTCACAAGAACACTCTCAGTTATCTGGTCCTGATGTGAAATCAAAGTTGACTCCTTTAAGTCAGATGGGTTTTCGGGATCCAGCTAGTGTTGGTGGGAGGCAGCAGCTAACAATTGTGAGTATTGAGGTTCAAGCAGGATGTAGGGGAGATTTAAGGCCTGATCCTAGGTTTGATGCCATTGATATTATAACTCTTGTTTTtcaagatgatgatgatgcaaTGGTTGATTGTTTCATGCTTTTGCGGTCCAATACAGTTACAACTGAAACAAATCTAGATGGAATACCTGATTGCAAGGTTTTGCTTTTCCCTGAAGAGAAGCAAGTATTTAGCCATTTCACAAAGATTATATCTATCTTTGATCCAGACACATTAATTGGCTGGGATGTTCAAGGGGGTTCCCTTGGTTTTCTTGCTGAAAGGGCTGCTTATCTTGGCATTGGTTTGCTAAATAACATATCTCGAATACCATCTTCTAGAGGTCTCAATACTACTGAGGAAGATATGCCAGATGATATGTCTCTTAAGGTGGCTACTGCTGATCCTGTGCCTTTAGATGGTGCTATCGTTGAAGATGAATGGGGCCGAACTCATGCCAGCGGTGTCCATGTTGGTGGTCGAATTGTTCTTAATGTTTGGCGATTAATGCGAGGTGAAGTTAAGCTTAGGATGTACACTATTGAGGCTGTTGCTGAAACTGTATTGAGGAAGAAAGTTCCATATATTCCTTGCATGGTGTTGGCAAAATGGTTTTCAAGTGGTCCTGGTCGTGCAAGATATCGCTGTATGGAGTATTTGTTAGTGAAAACTAAGTTGAACCTTGATATCATGAATCAACTTGATATGATAAACAGAACATCAGAACTTGCTCGAGTCTTTGGTATTGACTTCTTTTCTGTTCTCTCTAGAGGTTCACAGTATCGAGTTGAATCAATGTTTCTTAGACTGGCACATACACAAAATTATGTTGCCATTTCTCCTGGAAATCTACAGGTTGCTTATCAGCCTGCAATGGAGTGTCTTCCTCTTGTGATGGAACCAGAGTCTGGCTTTTATGCAGACCCAGTTGTTGTTTTGGATTTTCAGTCTCTTTATCCATCAATGATAATTGCATATAACCTTTGCTTTTCTACATGCCTTGGAAAAATCACATCTTCAATGGCAAATATTCTTGGTGTCAGTTCTTATTCACCAGATATGAAGGTTTTGCAGAATTTGAAGCATGAAATACTGCTTACTCCAAATGGTGTTATGTATGTACCTTCAAAGTTTCGTAAAGGAGTACTGCCCCGCTTACTGGAAGAAATATTATCAACTAGAATTATGGTAAAAAAAGCAATGAAGAAATTAGCTCCATCACAGCAGGTGCTACACCGTATATATGATGCCAGGCAACTTGCCCTAAAGTTAATAGCAAACGTGACTTATGGCTATACAGCTGCTGGATTTAGTGGTCGCATGCCCTGTGCAGAGCTAGCAGACAGTATTGTGCAATGTGGTCGTAGAACACTAGAGGCTGCTATTTCCTTTGTGAACAATCATAACAAGTGGAAAGCAAAAGTTGTATATGGTGATACTGATAG CATGTTTGTTCTCCTTAAGGGACGTTCTCGTAGGGAAGCTTTCCACATTGGTAATGAGATTGTGTCAGCAATAAGTGCAATGAATCCAAATCCTGTTGTGCTAAAGATGGAAAAGGTCTATCAACCTTGCTTCCTCCTTACTAAGAAAAGGTATGTTGGCTACAGCTATGAGAGTCCTGACCAAAGTAAGCCAAAGTTTGATGCAAAAGGTATTGAGACAGTAAGGAGAGATACATGTGACGCTGTATCCAAGACAATGGAGCAGTCGCTGAGACTTTACTTCGAACATCAAGATATTGATAAG GTTAAGGCATACCTATTGCGTCAATGGACACGGATTATATCTGGCAGAGTCTCTCTTCAAGATTTTGTTTTTGCAAAAGAGGTCTGCTTAGGCACTTACAGTTCACGGGCGTCATCACTTCCCCCATCAGCAATTGTAGCCACTAAAGCAATGAGGGCTGACCCGAGGGCAGAACCACGCTATGCAGAGCGAGTTCCTTATGTGGTAGTTCATGGTGAACCTGGTGCCCGACTGGTAGATATGGTTGTGGATCCAATGGAACTTCTTGCTCTTGATTCTCGTTACAGATTAAATGAGGCCTATTATATTAGGAAACAGATAATTCCAGCTTTACAGCGAGTTTTTGGGCTCGTTGGAGCTGACTTGAACCAATGGTTCTCTGATATGCCGCGTCCTGAAAGGGAAACTGTTGGTAAACGTCATTTTTATGCTCCAAATCAACATCGAACTAGAATTGACTATTACTACCTATCACGACACTGTATCCTCTGTGGTTCACTAGTACAAGCATCAAGCTATTTCTGTCATAACTGTTCTAAGAGTGAGGCAACTGTTGCAACAGCTTTGATCGGAAGAACTGCAAAACTGGAAAAGGAAATCCAACATCTTGCTGCT ATTTGCCGGCATTGTGGCGGTGGGGACTGGCTTTTAGAAAGCGGGGTGAAATGCACATCTCTCGCATGCTCTATTTTCTACGAGAGAAGGAAAGTTCAGAAAGAACTGAAGTCTCTCGCTGCTGCTGCTACAGAACTTGGTTTCTACCCTACTTGCATGGCTgaatggttttaa